A single window of Dasypus novemcinctus isolate mDasNov1 unplaced genomic scaffold, mDasNov1.1.hap2 scaffold_69, whole genome shotgun sequence DNA harbors:
- the LOC131277868 gene encoding olfactory receptor 7C1-like yields the protein METENQTYALEFILLGLSENTEVQPLLFGMFLSMYLVTFIGNLLIILAIILDSHLHTPMYFFLANLSLTDIYFTSTTVPKMLLNIQTGNKIITFENCFTQMYFFMLFVQLDNSFLTAMDYDRFLAICHPLHYTVIMNPWLCGLLLLASWLLSVLDSLLHDLMVLRLSFCTETEMPHFFCELNQVVRHACSDTFLNDLVMYFAGGLLGIIPFTGIFFSYYKIVSSILRISTAHGKYKAFSTCGSHLSVVTLFYGTGLGVYLSSAATQNSRANAIASVMYTVVTPMLNPFIYSLRNKDIKQAFKKLGNI from the coding sequence atggaaacagaaaaccaaacatatgctttagaattcatcctcctggggctctcagaaaatacagaggtgcagcccctcctctttgggatgttcctgtccatgtacctggtcaccttcattggcaacctgctcatcatcctggccatcatcttggactcccatctccacacacccatgtacttcttcctcgcCAACCTGTCTCTTACTGATATCTATTTCACCTCCACAACGgtaccaaagatgctgctgaacatccagacaggcaacaaaatcattacttttgaaaactgtttcacccagatgtattttttcatgctttttgtacaactagataactccttcttgactgcaatggaCTATGACCGCTTtctggccatctgtcaccccctgcactacacagtcatcatgaacccctggctctgtggcctcctgctgttagcatcctggttattgagtgttttggactctcttttgcatgacttaatggttttgcgattgtctttttgtacagagacggaaatgccccactttttctgtgaacttaatcaggtagtcagacatgcttgttctgacaccttcctcaatgaccttgtgatgtattttgcaggtggacttctggggATTATACCAttcactgggatctttttctcttactataaaattgtatcctcaattttgagaatctcaacagctcatggtaaatataaagcattttctacttgtgggtctcacctctcagtagtgaccttgttttatggtacaggtcttggagtgtatcttagctctgctgctacccaaaactcaagggcaaatgcaatagcctcagtgatgtataCAGTGGTCAcacccatgttgaacccctttatttacagtcttagaaacaaggacataaagcaggcctttaaaaagctgggaaacatt